From Polynucleobacter sp. MWH-Braz-FAM2G, a single genomic window includes:
- a CDS encoding cupin domain-containing protein → MTSFYLSTPYEPPQAPFKLPLDEPWALFGEISPNQFMARYWHKKPLLVRGAVPAFKLSSSQGALLDSPIPAKELLKFALLDEVESRLVRSKPWSFESGPFFKKQIPNIEKPNWTMLFQGMEAHHPAAAKILSWFRFIPDARLDDLMVSIAGVGGGVGPHFDSYDVFLIQMSGRRRWRISEQQDLSLNPHLPLKILQNFKPEQEWILEPGDMLYLPPHVAHDGVALDAGCQTWSVGFRSPSFKELLQEGLWRLAESLEDIPELENKFADPKQKATHFAEQLPDELIKQLKLKLQDLKLDRIDSFLPGITAYLSEPKQQAIFSPPATPCSAEEFKKMLQSQMLIPHPQTRILSLGKKVYCNGENMCEEQDLPSVKAWQILAGRKQLKAKNLKNLENSTLFEAYLAGWLIFHD, encoded by the coding sequence ATGACCTCATTTTACTTGAGCACACCCTACGAGCCACCTCAAGCCCCGTTCAAACTCCCTTTGGATGAACCCTGGGCCTTATTTGGGGAGATTAGCCCCAATCAGTTCATGGCGCGTTATTGGCATAAAAAGCCTTTGCTCGTTCGCGGCGCAGTACCGGCATTTAAGCTCTCATCCTCGCAGGGAGCGTTATTGGATAGCCCTATTCCCGCAAAGGAATTACTCAAATTTGCTCTACTAGATGAGGTCGAATCGCGCTTAGTAAGATCCAAACCTTGGAGTTTTGAAAGCGGTCCCTTCTTTAAAAAACAAATCCCCAACATCGAAAAGCCTAACTGGACAATGCTGTTTCAGGGCATGGAAGCGCATCACCCTGCTGCGGCAAAAATTCTTTCTTGGTTTCGATTTATTCCAGATGCACGCCTAGATGATTTGATGGTCAGTATTGCAGGCGTTGGAGGCGGTGTTGGCCCGCACTTTGATTCCTACGATGTTTTCTTGATTCAAATGTCTGGCAGAAGGCGCTGGAGGATTTCAGAACAACAGGATCTCAGCCTAAATCCCCACCTACCACTCAAGATTTTGCAGAACTTTAAACCCGAACAAGAGTGGATTCTCGAGCCTGGCGATATGCTTTATCTGCCCCCACATGTGGCCCATGATGGCGTTGCTCTTGATGCAGGCTGTCAAACTTGGTCCGTTGGGTTTCGCTCGCCCAGCTTTAAAGAATTGCTTCAAGAGGGTCTATGGCGCCTCGCTGAATCTCTAGAGGACATCCCAGAGCTAGAAAACAAATTTGCAGACCCCAAACAAAAGGCAACCCATTTCGCAGAGCAATTGCCTGATGAGCTTATCAAGCAGCTCAAGTTAAAGCTACAAGATTTGAAATTAGACCGCATAGACAGCTTTCTGCCAGGCATTACCGCTTATCTTTCCGAACCTAAACAACAAGCGATCTTTAGCCCCCCAGCGACACCCTGCAGCGCTGAAGAATTTAAAAAAATGCTGCAATCCCAAATGCTAATCCCCCACCCACAAACCCGCATTTTGAGCCTTGGGAAAAAAGTCTATTGCAACGGAGAGAATATGTGCGAAGAACAAGATTTACCTAGCGTCAAGGCGTGGCAGATCTTAGCTGGGCGCAAACAACTTAAGGCTAAGAATCTAAAAAACCTTGAAAATTCGACACTCTTTGAGGCTTATTTGGCTGGCTGGCTAATTTTTCACGACTAA
- a CDS encoding peptidylprolyl isomerase, which yields MKIEKNTIVSLRYKLTDAQNNVIEEPDSPMVYLHGGYEGTFPKIETLLDGQDVGYEATIQLEPNEAFGEYDPELLKIEPRTRFPEPLEVGMQFEGVPDAEDDANADDADAEDEPLIYTVTDVADNQVVLDGNHPLAGMALRFWVQVEDVRAATEDEIENRHPEGGESFSFGMPNDDGDDEDDFPSNSIGSGDAGPRTLH from the coding sequence ATGAAGATTGAAAAAAATACCATCGTATCCCTTCGCTACAAGTTAACCGATGCGCAAAATAATGTCATCGAAGAACCAGATTCTCCGATGGTATACCTGCACGGTGGATATGAAGGCACTTTTCCTAAGATTGAAACCTTGCTTGATGGTCAAGATGTTGGGTATGAAGCCACTATTCAGTTGGAGCCAAACGAGGCATTCGGAGAATACGACCCTGAGCTATTAAAGATTGAGCCGCGGACGCGTTTTCCAGAGCCGCTAGAGGTTGGTATGCAATTTGAAGGTGTACCTGATGCTGAAGACGATGCAAATGCCGATGACGCCGATGCAGAAGATGAGCCTTTGATATACACAGTTACCGATGTCGCGGACAACCAAGTGGTATTGGATGGCAACCATCCATTGGCAGGTATGGCACTACGTTTTTGGGTTCAAGTAGAAGATGTTCGCGCTGCCACTGAAGATGAAATTGAAAACCGTCATCCAGAAGGTGGCGAGAGTTTTTCCTTTGGCATGCCCAATGATGATGGCGACGATGAGGATGATTTCCCTAGTAACTCAATTGGGTCGGGTGATGCAGGGCCACGCACTCTGCATTAA
- the cysE gene encoding serine O-acetyltransferase, with product MSNSIFDQVDSIIARDPAARNRLEVITCYQGLHAVWLHRISHFLWNMGLKWIARLLSMFARFLTGIEIHPGAKIGRRVFLDHGLGIVIGETTEIGDDCTIYQGVTLGGTSLYKGIKRHPTLGKGVVVSAGAKVLGGFTVGDGARVGSNAVVLKEIPAGATAVGIPARILHPDLPQSADIKAKEYFQAYGVTPNVDDPVSMALKGLIDATIEQEAKIAALEKALAKLSNTPASTDEGSSDTKRDLDAIKEWLKE from the coding sequence ATGTCTAATTCCATCTTCGATCAAGTCGACTCCATTATTGCCAGAGACCCCGCAGCGAGAAATCGCCTAGAGGTCATTACTTGCTATCAGGGTCTTCATGCAGTGTGGTTGCATCGCATCTCTCACTTTCTGTGGAACATGGGTCTCAAATGGATTGCTCGCTTACTCTCCATGTTTGCACGCTTTCTGACGGGTATTGAAATTCATCCTGGAGCAAAGATCGGTCGCAGAGTTTTCTTAGACCATGGCCTTGGAATCGTCATTGGTGAAACCACTGAGATTGGCGATGACTGCACGATTTATCAAGGCGTCACTTTGGGCGGAACCTCACTCTATAAAGGCATTAAACGCCACCCCACTCTTGGTAAGGGAGTGGTGGTGAGTGCTGGCGCAAAAGTCCTCGGTGGCTTTACTGTAGGTGACGGCGCTCGCGTTGGCTCGAATGCGGTTGTACTTAAAGAAATTCCTGCAGGCGCAACTGCTGTTGGTATTCCAGCACGTATCTTGCACCCAGACTTACCTCAAAGCGCCGACATTAAAGCCAAAGAATATTTTCAGGCTTATGGTGTAACACCAAACGTAGATGATCCGGTGTCTATGGCCCTTAAAGGTCTAATAGATGCAACCATCGAGCAAGAGGCCAAAATTGCTGCTCTTGAGAAAGCTTTGGCAAAGCTCAGCAACACACCTGCGAGCACTGACGAAGGATCTAGCGATACGAAGCGAGATCTAGATGCTATTAAGGAATGGCTGAAGGAATAA
- a CDS encoding RNA methyltransferase, with protein MNIEQFQLIRWTLVETSHPGNVGSAARALKTMGFSDLRLINPKIKGIASHDEAIALASGAADILESATEDVSLAAAVKGCSLVLGLTSRDREFGPPALNWEDARSLIAEMVGENKKVALLFGPERTGLENEHLSLCTHRVWLEANPAYPSLNLAQALMVCAYTLRSTLCQSLDNHNAAPRQESMADFADPAAVSAMLEHWRQGLEAIGYLDPANPKKLMPRIQALFARSRLHKEEIDLLRGIAKQMLLRK; from the coding sequence ATGAATATCGAACAATTTCAATTAATTCGCTGGACTTTGGTGGAAACCAGCCATCCTGGCAACGTTGGATCGGCAGCGCGCGCCCTCAAAACCATGGGTTTTAGTGACTTACGCCTCATTAACCCCAAGATCAAGGGAATTGCTTCCCACGATGAGGCTATCGCCCTAGCAAGTGGTGCCGCAGACATCTTAGAAAGCGCGACCGAAGACGTATCTTTGGCCGCTGCAGTTAAAGGGTGCTCGCTAGTATTGGGTCTCACTAGCCGAGATCGAGAATTTGGTCCCCCTGCTCTTAATTGGGAGGATGCCCGTTCTTTAATCGCTGAAATGGTTGGCGAAAACAAAAAGGTTGCCCTCCTCTTCGGACCTGAAAGAACTGGCTTAGAGAATGAGCATCTATCTTTGTGCACCCACCGAGTCTGGTTAGAGGCGAATCCCGCCTATCCATCCTTAAATCTAGCCCAGGCTCTCATGGTGTGCGCCTATACCCTCAGATCAACGCTTTGCCAAAGCCTAGACAATCACAATGCCGCGCCTAGACAAGAAAGCATGGCTGATTTTGCTGATCCCGCAGCCGTCAGCGCAATGTTGGAACATTGGCGCCAAGGTTTAGAGGCAATCGGCTACTTAGACCCTGCAAATCCCAAAAAATTAATGCCCCGCATCCAAGCCCTCTTTGCTCGCAGTCGCCTTCATAAAGAAGAAATTGACCTTTTGCGCGGCATCGCCAAGCAGATGCTCCTGAGAAAATAG
- a CDS encoding inositol monophosphatase family protein, protein MHPMLNVAVKAARRAGTVINRASLNLERLQVDRKQHNDFVTEVDKAAEAAIIETLSEAYPTHGFLAEETGERNVDAENVWIIDPLDGTTNFIHGFPQYAVSIALSVNGVTQQAVVYDPTRDELFTATRGAGAYLDRRRLRVATQDRLANALLGTGFPYRDDQDLEKYLKIFGEMSRQCAGLRRPGAASLDLAYVAAGRYDGFFESDLKPWDMAAGALLITEAGGLIGNYRGEEGYLKSGEVMAANPRIFAQMVQTLSKYSAR, encoded by the coding sequence ATGCATCCCATGTTAAATGTGGCCGTGAAGGCCGCCCGTCGCGCAGGAACGGTCATCAATCGCGCCTCTTTAAATCTAGAGCGTCTGCAGGTAGATCGTAAGCAACATAATGATTTTGTAACCGAGGTGGACAAAGCTGCAGAAGCAGCCATTATTGAAACGCTCAGCGAAGCCTATCCAACGCATGGTTTTCTAGCTGAAGAGACTGGTGAACGCAATGTTGATGCAGAAAACGTTTGGATCATTGATCCCTTGGATGGCACAACCAATTTTATTCACGGCTTTCCGCAATATGCAGTGTCCATTGCGCTGTCTGTTAATGGAGTCACCCAACAAGCTGTTGTCTATGACCCAACACGCGATGAGCTGTTTACGGCTACACGTGGTGCCGGTGCGTATTTAGATCGTCGGCGTTTGCGCGTTGCCACCCAAGATCGATTAGCAAATGCCTTGTTGGGCACTGGTTTTCCTTATCGCGATGATCAGGACTTAGAAAAATATTTAAAGATTTTTGGTGAGATGTCACGGCAATGCGCAGGCTTACGCCGCCCTGGCGCTGCATCTTTGGACTTGGCTTATGTGGCTGCTGGTCGCTACGATGGATTCTTTGAGAGCGATCTTAAGCCTTGGGATATGGCTGCTGGTGCCTTATTGATTACCGAGGCTGGAGGGCTAATCGGTAATTATCGTGGAGAGGAGGGTTACCTTAAGAGTGGTGAGGTGATGGCGGCAAATCCACGCATCTTTGCTCAGATGGTGCAGACGCTCTCCAAATATTCAGCTCGCTAA
- a CDS encoding UDP-2,3-diacylglucosamine diphosphatase: MIPQYASALLISDLHLTPSMPLTAQRFFDFCEKEAPTVEAVFILGDLFEYWVGDDAVMHSPFQQEVQRAIANLSTKVKTYYLHGNRDFLIGHSFIKKTGMTLLSDPSSVEIAQQKWVLAHGDALCTADIGYQIFRSWVRKPWIQRIFLSLPLHWRRGVAQHLRSNSHNQYQQQPPGHLHKMDVTRAACAAVLRDQSGDRLIHGHTHLPAHHEESLGAQVWQRWVLSDWDLDHPESGRPRASALLINGDGVRYLDLIKH; this comes from the coding sequence ATGATTCCGCAATACGCGAGCGCACTGCTCATTTCAGACTTACATTTGACGCCGTCAATGCCCTTGACGGCGCAACGTTTTTTTGACTTCTGCGAAAAAGAGGCGCCCACAGTAGAGGCTGTATTTATTTTGGGTGATCTATTTGAGTATTGGGTAGGTGATGATGCTGTAATGCACTCACCTTTTCAGCAAGAGGTTCAGCGTGCGATCGCCAATCTTTCTACTAAAGTAAAAACTTATTACCTTCACGGCAATCGGGATTTTTTAATCGGTCACAGCTTTATTAAAAAGACTGGGATGACACTACTAAGCGATCCCTCATCCGTAGAAATTGCACAGCAAAAATGGGTCTTGGCTCATGGTGATGCTTTATGCACCGCAGATATTGGTTATCAAATATTTCGTAGCTGGGTCAGAAAGCCTTGGATACAAAGAATCTTTTTAAGCTTGCCACTGCATTGGCGCCGTGGCGTTGCTCAGCACCTCCGAAGTAATAGCCACAATCAATACCAACAACAGCCTCCAGGTCATCTCCACAAAATGGATGTCACACGTGCTGCTTGCGCTGCTGTATTAAGAGATCAATCAGGCGATCGATTGATCCATGGCCATACACATCTACCAGCCCATCATGAAGAATCTCTAGGCGCACAAGTATGGCAACGTTGGGTTTTGTCTGACTGGGATTTGGATCATCCAGAAAGTGGGCGCCCCAGAGCCAGCGCCCTGCTGATTAATGGTGACGGAGTTCGCTATCTCGATCTGATTAAACACTAA
- a CDS encoding peptidylprolyl isomerase has translation MAKVLLKTNKGDITLDLDAVKAPKSVANFLQYVKSGHYDGTIFHRVIDNFMIQGGGMTAGMKQKPTATQIENEANNGLKNDRYTVAMARTSDPHSATSQFFINVNDNDFLNHTAPNAQGWGYAVFGKVTDGMDVVDAIRKVKTGSSGFHQDVPTEDVVIEKATVLEE, from the coding sequence ATGGCGAAAGTACTCTTAAAAACTAATAAGGGTGATATCACCCTCGACCTAGACGCAGTGAAGGCACCTAAAAGTGTTGCTAACTTTTTGCAGTATGTAAAAAGCGGTCATTACGATGGTACGATTTTCCACCGCGTCATAGATAACTTCATGATTCAGGGTGGCGGCATGACAGCCGGCATGAAACAAAAGCCTACTGCCACTCAAATTGAAAATGAGGCTAATAATGGCTTGAAGAACGATCGTTACACAGTGGCTATGGCACGCACTAGCGATCCTCACTCTGCCACTTCACAATTCTTTATCAATGTGAATGACAATGATTTTTTAAATCACACGGCACCGAATGCGCAAGGCTGGGGTTATGCGGTTTTTGGCAAGGTGACTGATGGTATGGATGTGGTTGATGCCATTCGTAAAGTAAAAACTGGAAGTTCTGGATTTCATCAAGACGTTCCCACAGAAGATGTTGTCATCGAGAAAGCTACCGTCCTCGAGGAATGA
- a CDS encoding M48 family metallopeptidase, which translates to MSPFHTPSPMSYNPLEPRPALHFALAPALTALAALTLMTGCSTPSQQRADSEIQSLNTQEMKSTQAAPQPYLGGYSPIDPPRLSADMGNDPLNPELSETVGVPFLSFLIIEPNPITKNGVPSDVEKLVKARKYQDAITQINVELKKNPRNVQLRFVKARLQIELRQFDQAKKTLVEITQQFPELPEPYNNLAAIAANQGQWIEARDYLELALKLRPTYAIASANLGEIYVRLGAKAYEDAAKNAQLNQRQYSNRAKALLDVLKPPAKRPVVSSTNSDSASSNNPSTNPLESKSNNGESTLKN; encoded by the coding sequence ATGAGCCCGTTTCACACCCCATCCCCTATGTCCTACAACCCCCTAGAGCCGCGTCCAGCCCTTCATTTTGCCCTTGCTCCTGCTTTGACCGCTTTAGCAGCGCTAACCTTGATGACGGGGTGTAGCACCCCCTCTCAACAGCGTGCAGATAGTGAAATTCAGTCATTAAATACTCAGGAGATGAAGTCTACTCAGGCAGCCCCTCAGCCTTATTTGGGGGGCTATAGCCCAATTGATCCCCCTCGGCTTTCCGCAGACATGGGCAATGACCCCCTTAATCCCGAGCTATCCGAGACTGTTGGCGTGCCGTTTCTCTCATTCCTCATCATCGAACCCAACCCCATCACCAAGAATGGCGTGCCATCGGATGTAGAAAAATTGGTCAAGGCACGCAAATATCAAGATGCGATCACTCAAATTAATGTAGAACTCAAAAAGAATCCGCGTAATGTGCAATTGCGTTTTGTTAAAGCGCGACTGCAAATCGAGTTACGACAGTTTGATCAAGCCAAAAAAACATTGGTTGAAATTACCCAGCAGTTCCCAGAGCTACCTGAGCCCTATAACAATCTTGCTGCGATTGCCGCAAATCAAGGTCAATGGATTGAGGCTCGAGATTATTTAGAGCTGGCATTAAAACTGCGCCCCACCTATGCCATTGCCTCTGCAAATCTGGGCGAGATCTATGTTCGTCTTGGGGCTAAAGCATATGAGGATGCCGCCAAGAATGCTCAGCTCAATCAACGCCAGTATTCAAATCGCGCCAAGGCTCTCTTAGATGTTTTAAAGCCTCCTGCAAAGCGCCCTGTCGTATCAAGCACAAATTCAGATTCAGCATCAAGCAATAATCCATCCACCAACCCTTTAGAAAGTAAATCTAACAATGGCGAAAGTACTCTTAAAAACTAA
- the cysS gene encoding cysteine--tRNA ligase, whose translation MLQIYNTLTRSKQVFKPIEPGKVKIYVCGMTVYDFCHIGHARVMIVFDMVVRWLRASGYEVQYVRNITDIDDKIINRAIENGEPISALTNRFIDAMHADSDELGLMHPDQEPRATDFIEQMQGMIGKLIEKELAYQANDGDVNFAVRLLPRYGQLSGKTLDELNAGERVAVGDGKRDPLDFVLWKSAKAEEPADTRWKSPWGEGRPGWHIECSAMSCDLLGEHFDIHGGGADLQFPHHENEIAQSEGALYGKDRKEEDAPFVNYWMHNGHIRVNEEKMSKSLGNFFLIRDVLKSFDPEVIRFFMLKAHYRSPINYSDAQLEEARSGLVRLYTALSQAPKAQASALDPNNAWVKRFTDAMNDDFNTPEAIAVLFDLATELNRAQGEEKQLLANTMKTLGLSLNFLQRDPTAFLQAGSKDQDGLSPEQIEEQIAARIAAKQAKDFSQADAIRKNLLEQGIVLEDKPGGITEWRRA comes from the coding sequence ATGCTGCAAATCTATAACACTCTTACTCGTTCAAAACAGGTTTTTAAGCCCATCGAGCCTGGCAAGGTGAAGATCTACGTCTGTGGCATGACTGTCTATGATTTTTGCCATATTGGCCATGCTCGGGTCATGATTGTGTTTGATATGGTGGTACGCTGGCTTAGGGCCAGTGGATATGAAGTCCAGTATGTGCGCAATATCACTGATATTGATGACAAGATCATTAATCGTGCAATTGAAAATGGTGAGCCAATTTCCGCCTTAACCAATCGCTTTATCGATGCAATGCATGCAGACTCGGATGAATTGGGTTTAATGCATCCAGATCAAGAGCCACGCGCAACAGATTTTATAGAGCAGATGCAAGGCATGATCGGCAAACTCATTGAAAAAGAATTGGCCTATCAAGCGAATGATGGCGATGTTAATTTTGCAGTGCGTTTATTGCCGCGCTATGGACAACTATCTGGCAAGACTTTAGATGAATTAAATGCTGGTGAACGCGTTGCAGTTGGTGATGGTAAGCGTGACCCACTGGACTTTGTTCTTTGGAAAAGCGCCAAGGCTGAGGAACCTGCCGATACTCGTTGGAAGTCTCCATGGGGCGAAGGTCGTCCTGGATGGCATATAGAGTGTTCAGCAATGTCATGTGATTTATTGGGTGAGCACTTTGATATCCATGGTGGCGGCGCAGACTTGCAGTTTCCGCATCACGAAAACGAAATCGCCCAAAGCGAAGGTGCTTTGTATGGCAAGGATCGCAAAGAAGAAGATGCACCCTTTGTAAATTACTGGATGCACAACGGGCATATTCGGGTAAATGAAGAGAAGATGTCAAAGTCTTTGGGAAATTTCTTTTTAATTCGAGATGTTCTCAAGAGTTTTGACCCTGAAGTTATTCGCTTCTTTATGCTGAAGGCGCATTACCGCAGCCCAATTAATTACAGCGATGCACAATTAGAAGAAGCACGCTCTGGATTGGTACGCTTATATACCGCTTTGTCGCAAGCTCCAAAAGCGCAAGCATCTGCACTCGACCCAAATAATGCTTGGGTTAAACGTTTTACGGATGCTATGAATGATGATTTCAATACACCAGAGGCGATAGCCGTTTTATTTGATCTGGCAACTGAATTAAATCGCGCGCAGGGTGAAGAAAAGCAATTGCTTGCTAATACGATGAAAACCCTTGGTCTTTCATTAAATTTCTTGCAACGTGATCCAACCGCATTTTTGCAAGCAGGTTCCAAAGATCAAGACGGCTTAAGTCCTGAGCAAATAGAAGAGCAAATTGCAGCGCGTATTGCCGCTAAGCAAGCAAAAGATTTTTCTCAAGCAGATGCAATTCGAAAAAATTTGCTAGAGCAGGGTATTGTTTTGGAAGATAAACCAGGCGGCATAACAGAATGGCGTAGAGCTTAA
- a CDS encoding DNA-3-methyladenine glycosylase, with product MAAAKDKTEVAPEYWEQACRELMKQDRILKKLIPKYGSGFLVTRGDPFNTLARAIVGQQISVAAAQSVWNKVVAACKKKVNPKNILALSVEELRAAGLSGRKVEYIRDLADHFDSGRLHENQWKDMDDESVIKELSSIRGIGRWTAEMFLIFNMVRPNILPLDDVGLIKAISLNYFSGEPVSRHEAREVAANWAPWRTVATWYMWRSIDPIPVEY from the coding sequence ATGGCAGCAGCAAAAGACAAAACAGAAGTCGCTCCCGAGTACTGGGAGCAAGCTTGCCGAGAACTCATGAAGCAAGATCGCATTCTGAAAAAGTTGATCCCAAAATATGGATCAGGATTTTTGGTGACGCGTGGGGATCCATTTAATACATTGGCTAGAGCAATTGTTGGTCAGCAAATTTCAGTAGCGGCCGCGCAATCGGTTTGGAATAAAGTGGTTGCCGCTTGTAAAAAGAAGGTAAATCCTAAAAATATCCTGGCACTCTCCGTCGAAGAATTACGTGCGGCAGGTTTATCTGGGCGAAAGGTTGAATACATCCGAGATTTGGCCGATCACTTCGATTCGGGTCGTCTTCACGAAAATCAGTGGAAAGACATGGATGATGAGAGCGTCATTAAAGAATTAAGCTCAATTCGGGGTATTGGGCGCTGGACCGCTGAAATGTTCCTCATTTTTAATATGGTTCGCCCTAATATTCTGCCATTGGACGATGTTGGTCTAATTAAGGCGATTTCCCTCAATTACTTCAGTGGAGAGCCTGTTAGCCGCCATGAAGCCCGTGAAGTGGCTGCCAATTGGGCCCCATGGCGTACAGTTGCCACCTGGTATATGTGGAGAAGTATCGACCCAATCCCAGTTGAATATTAA
- a CDS encoding acetyl-CoA carboxylase carboxyltransferase subunit alpha → MKTTFLDFEQQIAELESKIEELRFVQDESSVDISDEIKTLSEKSLQLTKDVYANLTPWQVSQVARHPQRPYTLDYVSGLFTDFHELHGDRTFADDQSIIGGLARFEDQPCMVIGHQKGRDTKERALRNFGMSRPEGYRKAMRLMRLAEKFGIPVFTFVDTPGAFPGIDAEERNQSEAIGRNLYVQAELEVPIIATIIGEGGSGGALAIAMGDVVLMLQNSTYSVISPEGCASILWKTADKAPEAAEQLGLTAQRLKALGLIDKIVAEPIGGAHRDYSTMMSNMRKALAESLKTFDGMKVDALLERRHERLMSYGKFKEITAKS, encoded by the coding sequence ATGAAAACGACTTTCCTGGATTTTGAGCAACAAATCGCCGAATTAGAGTCAAAGATTGAAGAGTTGCGTTTTGTGCAAGATGAGTCATCGGTAGATATTTCCGATGAGATAAAAACGCTCTCTGAGAAGAGTCTGCAACTGACTAAAGACGTATATGCCAATCTCACCCCTTGGCAAGTTTCTCAAGTAGCGCGTCATCCCCAGCGTCCATACACCTTAGATTATGTGAGTGGCTTGTTCACTGATTTTCATGAGCTTCATGGTGATCGAACTTTTGCGGATGATCAATCGATTATTGGCGGCCTCGCTCGTTTTGAAGATCAACCTTGTATGGTCATTGGTCATCAAAAAGGTCGCGATACAAAAGAACGTGCTCTCAGAAACTTTGGCATGAGTCGCCCTGAAGGGTATCGAAAAGCAATGCGTTTGATGCGTCTCGCAGAAAAGTTTGGTATTCCCGTGTTTACTTTTGTGGATACCCCCGGGGCATTCCCAGGGATTGATGCGGAAGAGCGCAATCAGTCAGAGGCGATTGGTCGTAACTTATATGTGCAAGCAGAACTAGAAGTGCCTATCATTGCCACCATTATTGGTGAGGGTGGTTCTGGTGGTGCTTTAGCAATTGCGATGGGCGATGTAGTGTTGATGTTGCAAAACTCTACATACTCAGTGATTTCGCCCGAGGGTTGCGCTTCTATTCTATGGAAGACTGCTGATAAGGCGCCAGAAGCTGCCGAACAACTTGGTTTGACTGCTCAACGACTGAAGGCATTAGGTCTGATTGATAAGATTGTTGCTGAGCCTATTGGCGGTGCTCACCGCGATTACAGCACGATGATGAGCAATATGCGTAAAGCACTTGCCGAGTCTTTAAAAACCTTTGATGGCATGAAAGTAGATGCTTTACTGGAGCGTCGTCATGAGCGTTTGATGAGTTATGGCAAGTTCAAGGAAATCACAGCAAAGTCCTAA